Proteins encoded by one window of Crassostrea angulata isolate pt1a10 chromosome 9, ASM2561291v2, whole genome shotgun sequence:
- the LOC128164019 gene encoding putative sodium-coupled neutral amino acid transporter 11 isoform X1, translated as MEENSSGAGTQKGENSFILGRSQAGNSTQNSLGGAETVSQSEASEMSYASDTKQLVELERRDSVLRGGIPMTAFNFINSIIGSGIIGIPFALKQAGFGMGIFLLIFTAVVNDYSIILLVEAGKLSNTDSYQDMIMVACGRPGFYLLTLLQFLYPLIAMISYNVIIGDTITKIIVRIGKTANLGGTVLGNRQFIIFLSTLMVTLPLSLYRNIAQLSKWAFLSIIFVFFILVTICIRTGEYVKEIPPTEDAWYVANYNIAQAVGIMAFAYMCHHNTFLIHGSLENPTHQRWSLVTHLSIGFSMTLMLILGILGYVSFTGHTQGDLLENYCHDDDLMNVSRFVFALSIMLTYPIECFVTREVIENAFFPSQDPSPTWRHLGVTIGVVILTVVISLTTDCLGIVLTFNGVLIASPLAFIIPPVCVMKLRQEPILSKTNIIPIIIAVFGTLVMVFGTVVALVDLSEGFSCSHGNEMPYCKNDQPSANGTTAFPFSTATLGTTPFG; from the exons TCTGAGGCGTCCGAGATGAGCTACGCCAGCGACACGAAGCAGCTAGTGGAACTAGAGCGTAGGGACAGCGTACTGCGCGGCGGTATTCCTATGACGGCATTTAACTTCATCAACTCCATCATAGGATCAGGGATTATTG GTATACCTTTTGCCCTAAAACAAGCTGGATTTGGAATGGGAATTTTTCTGCTGATTTTCACCGCAGTAGTTAATG ACTATTCAATCATTCTCCTTGTGGAGGCAGGGAAATTATCAAACACAGATAGCTACCaa GATATGATAATGGTGGCCTGTGGGCGGCCCGGGTTTTATCTTTTGACACTGTTACAGTTCCTGTATCCCCTTATAG CCATGATAAGTTACAATGTCATCATAGGAGACACGATCACAAAGATTATTGTCAGGATTGGCAAAACAG CTAATCTCGGTGGGACTGTGTTAGGTAACAGACAGTTCATCATATTCCTGTCCACGCTAATGGTCACACTGCCTTTATCGCTGTACAGGAATATAGCCCAGCTCAGTAAG TGGGCCTTCCTCTCCATCATCTTTGTCTTCTTTATATTGGTCACAATTTGTATAAGGACAGGAGAATATGTCAAAGAAAT ACCACCTACAGAAGATGCCTGGTATGTGGCTAATTATAATATAGCCCAAGCTGTTGGTATTATGGCTTTTG CATACATGTGTCACCACAACACTTTCCTGATTCATGGGTCTCTGGAGAACCCCACCCACCAGCGCTGGAGTCTGGTCACCCACCTCAGCATTGGATTCTCCATGACCCTCATGCTGATCCTCGGAATTCTGGGATACGTATCCTTTACTGGACATACACAGG gTGACCTGTTAGAAAACTATTGCCATGACGATGACCTGATGAATGTCTCTAGATTTGTCTTTGCTCTCAGCATCATGCTGACCTACCCAATAGAATGCTTTGTCACAAGAGAG GTCAtagaaaatgcatttttccctTCCCAAGATCCCTCACCAACATGGCGGCATCTTGGCGTCACTATAGGTGTTGTCATTCTAACTGTTGTTATATCCTTGACAACAGATTGTCTAGGCATTGTGCTAACCTTTAAT GGTGTTCTGATTGCTTCACCTTTGGCTTTCATCATCCCTCCAGTCTGTGTTATGAAATTGCGACAGGAGCCCATTCTCTCCAAGACCAATATTATTCCCATTATCATTGCTGTGTTCGGAACTCTTGTAATGGTTTTTGGTACTGTAGTGGCTCTTGTCGATCTCTCCGAGGGGTTTTCTTGTAGTCATGGTAATGAGATGCCCTACTGTAAGAATGACCAGCCCTCGGCCAATGGAACTACTGCTTTTCCTTTCTCCACAGCAACACTTGGTACTACACCTTTTGGCTGA
- the LOC128164019 gene encoding putative sodium-coupled neutral amino acid transporter 11 isoform X2, with translation MEENSSGAGTQKGENSFILGRSQAGNSTQNSLGGAETSEASEMSYASDTKQLVELERRDSVLRGGIPMTAFNFINSIIGSGIIGIPFALKQAGFGMGIFLLIFTAVVNDYSIILLVEAGKLSNTDSYQDMIMVACGRPGFYLLTLLQFLYPLIAMISYNVIIGDTITKIIVRIGKTANLGGTVLGNRQFIIFLSTLMVTLPLSLYRNIAQLSKWAFLSIIFVFFILVTICIRTGEYVKEIPPTEDAWYVANYNIAQAVGIMAFAYMCHHNTFLIHGSLENPTHQRWSLVTHLSIGFSMTLMLILGILGYVSFTGHTQGDLLENYCHDDDLMNVSRFVFALSIMLTYPIECFVTREVIENAFFPSQDPSPTWRHLGVTIGVVILTVVISLTTDCLGIVLTFNGVLIASPLAFIIPPVCVMKLRQEPILSKTNIIPIIIAVFGTLVMVFGTVVALVDLSEGFSCSHGNEMPYCKNDQPSANGTTAFPFSTATLGTTPFG, from the exons TCTGAGGCGTCCGAGATGAGCTACGCCAGCGACACGAAGCAGCTAGTGGAACTAGAGCGTAGGGACAGCGTACTGCGCGGCGGTATTCCTATGACGGCATTTAACTTCATCAACTCCATCATAGGATCAGGGATTATTG GTATACCTTTTGCCCTAAAACAAGCTGGATTTGGAATGGGAATTTTTCTGCTGATTTTCACCGCAGTAGTTAATG ACTATTCAATCATTCTCCTTGTGGAGGCAGGGAAATTATCAAACACAGATAGCTACCaa GATATGATAATGGTGGCCTGTGGGCGGCCCGGGTTTTATCTTTTGACACTGTTACAGTTCCTGTATCCCCTTATAG CCATGATAAGTTACAATGTCATCATAGGAGACACGATCACAAAGATTATTGTCAGGATTGGCAAAACAG CTAATCTCGGTGGGACTGTGTTAGGTAACAGACAGTTCATCATATTCCTGTCCACGCTAATGGTCACACTGCCTTTATCGCTGTACAGGAATATAGCCCAGCTCAGTAAG TGGGCCTTCCTCTCCATCATCTTTGTCTTCTTTATATTGGTCACAATTTGTATAAGGACAGGAGAATATGTCAAAGAAAT ACCACCTACAGAAGATGCCTGGTATGTGGCTAATTATAATATAGCCCAAGCTGTTGGTATTATGGCTTTTG CATACATGTGTCACCACAACACTTTCCTGATTCATGGGTCTCTGGAGAACCCCACCCACCAGCGCTGGAGTCTGGTCACCCACCTCAGCATTGGATTCTCCATGACCCTCATGCTGATCCTCGGAATTCTGGGATACGTATCCTTTACTGGACATACACAGG gTGACCTGTTAGAAAACTATTGCCATGACGATGACCTGATGAATGTCTCTAGATTTGTCTTTGCTCTCAGCATCATGCTGACCTACCCAATAGAATGCTTTGTCACAAGAGAG GTCAtagaaaatgcatttttccctTCCCAAGATCCCTCACCAACATGGCGGCATCTTGGCGTCACTATAGGTGTTGTCATTCTAACTGTTGTTATATCCTTGACAACAGATTGTCTAGGCATTGTGCTAACCTTTAAT GGTGTTCTGATTGCTTCACCTTTGGCTTTCATCATCCCTCCAGTCTGTGTTATGAAATTGCGACAGGAGCCCATTCTCTCCAAGACCAATATTATTCCCATTATCATTGCTGTGTTCGGAACTCTTGTAATGGTTTTTGGTACTGTAGTGGCTCTTGTCGATCTCTCCGAGGGGTTTTCTTGTAGTCATGGTAATGAGATGCCCTACTGTAAGAATGACCAGCCCTCGGCCAATGGAACTACTGCTTTTCCTTTCTCCACAGCAACACTTGGTACTACACCTTTTGGCTGA
- the LOC128164019 gene encoding putative sodium-coupled neutral amino acid transporter 11 isoform X3 translates to MEENSSGAGTQKGENSFILGRSQSEASEMSYASDTKQLVELERRDSVLRGGIPMTAFNFINSIIGSGIIGIPFALKQAGFGMGIFLLIFTAVVNDYSIILLVEAGKLSNTDSYQDMIMVACGRPGFYLLTLLQFLYPLIAMISYNVIIGDTITKIIVRIGKTANLGGTVLGNRQFIIFLSTLMVTLPLSLYRNIAQLSKWAFLSIIFVFFILVTICIRTGEYVKEIPPTEDAWYVANYNIAQAVGIMAFAYMCHHNTFLIHGSLENPTHQRWSLVTHLSIGFSMTLMLILGILGYVSFTGHTQGDLLENYCHDDDLMNVSRFVFALSIMLTYPIECFVTREVIENAFFPSQDPSPTWRHLGVTIGVVILTVVISLTTDCLGIVLTFNGVLIASPLAFIIPPVCVMKLRQEPILSKTNIIPIIIAVFGTLVMVFGTVVALVDLSEGFSCSHGNEMPYCKNDQPSANGTTAFPFSTATLGTTPFG, encoded by the exons TCTGAGGCGTCCGAGATGAGCTACGCCAGCGACACGAAGCAGCTAGTGGAACTAGAGCGTAGGGACAGCGTACTGCGCGGCGGTATTCCTATGACGGCATTTAACTTCATCAACTCCATCATAGGATCAGGGATTATTG GTATACCTTTTGCCCTAAAACAAGCTGGATTTGGAATGGGAATTTTTCTGCTGATTTTCACCGCAGTAGTTAATG ACTATTCAATCATTCTCCTTGTGGAGGCAGGGAAATTATCAAACACAGATAGCTACCaa GATATGATAATGGTGGCCTGTGGGCGGCCCGGGTTTTATCTTTTGACACTGTTACAGTTCCTGTATCCCCTTATAG CCATGATAAGTTACAATGTCATCATAGGAGACACGATCACAAAGATTATTGTCAGGATTGGCAAAACAG CTAATCTCGGTGGGACTGTGTTAGGTAACAGACAGTTCATCATATTCCTGTCCACGCTAATGGTCACACTGCCTTTATCGCTGTACAGGAATATAGCCCAGCTCAGTAAG TGGGCCTTCCTCTCCATCATCTTTGTCTTCTTTATATTGGTCACAATTTGTATAAGGACAGGAGAATATGTCAAAGAAAT ACCACCTACAGAAGATGCCTGGTATGTGGCTAATTATAATATAGCCCAAGCTGTTGGTATTATGGCTTTTG CATACATGTGTCACCACAACACTTTCCTGATTCATGGGTCTCTGGAGAACCCCACCCACCAGCGCTGGAGTCTGGTCACCCACCTCAGCATTGGATTCTCCATGACCCTCATGCTGATCCTCGGAATTCTGGGATACGTATCCTTTACTGGACATACACAGG gTGACCTGTTAGAAAACTATTGCCATGACGATGACCTGATGAATGTCTCTAGATTTGTCTTTGCTCTCAGCATCATGCTGACCTACCCAATAGAATGCTTTGTCACAAGAGAG GTCAtagaaaatgcatttttccctTCCCAAGATCCCTCACCAACATGGCGGCATCTTGGCGTCACTATAGGTGTTGTCATTCTAACTGTTGTTATATCCTTGACAACAGATTGTCTAGGCATTGTGCTAACCTTTAAT GGTGTTCTGATTGCTTCACCTTTGGCTTTCATCATCCCTCCAGTCTGTGTTATGAAATTGCGACAGGAGCCCATTCTCTCCAAGACCAATATTATTCCCATTATCATTGCTGTGTTCGGAACTCTTGTAATGGTTTTTGGTACTGTAGTGGCTCTTGTCGATCTCTCCGAGGGGTTTTCTTGTAGTCATGGTAATGAGATGCCCTACTGTAAGAATGACCAGCCCTCGGCCAATGGAACTACTGCTTTTCCTTTCTCCACAGCAACACTTGGTACTACACCTTTTGGCTGA